One window of the Actinomyces wuliandei genome contains the following:
- a CDS encoding ATP-binding protein, translated as MQEAPVNAKPVRWTGNDAAYLRQYDGDYRMSLQEEEQQLLIRHQRPREDTAPVPGTSIGSLDDNLVSVFLRNVRAGSTSLREQSDKEILLNLNVLTDDGEVTLAGLYALGRYPQRHVPTLAITAAVLGGQTGPRASERLRIDGAVPRMLTAAVDWVSQHTRTDITFDQDGHGRNTHEHPLVAVRELIANALVHRDLSEPALSKGIEIRLKQDRLVISSPGGLWGVCVDQLGTQHGKSTVNERLYDICTFAADTEERRVIEGLGTGIRAVRDALREADMEPVRFHDTGVQFTALLPRSALLSPADLGWLSALGSTGLSVEQRHALVDMRHGRSWTNSTYRRRFGLDSEQARRQLQDLSNRGLATISGTKGSTSYALAPVASLVEESAGPGQTAPGTRTPEGPGTPTTPDDPVGLSGNSLAVWASLETGARTRADR; from the coding sequence GTGCAGGAGGCGCCAGTCAATGCCAAGCCCGTCCGCTGGACAGGCAACGATGCCGCCTACCTGCGCCAGTACGACGGCGACTACCGGATGTCCCTCCAGGAGGAGGAGCAGCAGCTGCTGATACGCCACCAGCGTCCCCGCGAGGACACGGCTCCCGTCCCGGGCACCTCGATCGGCAGCCTGGACGACAACCTGGTGAGCGTCTTCCTGCGCAACGTACGCGCTGGCTCGACATCTTTGAGGGAGCAATCTGACAAGGAGATCCTGCTCAATCTCAACGTCTTGACGGACGACGGCGAGGTCACACTGGCTGGCCTGTACGCCCTGGGACGGTATCCGCAAAGGCACGTCCCCACCCTCGCCATCACGGCTGCAGTCCTTGGGGGGCAGACCGGACCACGCGCCTCCGAGCGCCTCAGGATCGACGGTGCAGTTCCCCGCATGCTCACCGCCGCCGTCGACTGGGTGTCCCAGCACACACGGACCGACATCACGTTCGACCAGGATGGGCACGGCCGGAACACGCACGAGCACCCCCTGGTCGCCGTCCGCGAGCTCATCGCCAATGCGCTCGTCCACCGCGACCTGTCGGAACCAGCCCTGTCCAAGGGGATCGAGATCCGCCTGAAACAGGACCGCCTTGTCATCTCCAGCCCGGGCGGCCTGTGGGGAGTATGCGTGGACCAGCTGGGAACCCAGCACGGGAAGTCAACGGTCAACGAGCGCCTGTACGACATCTGCACCTTCGCCGCTGACACTGAGGAACGGCGCGTGATCGAGGGCCTAGGAACCGGAATCCGCGCGGTGCGCGACGCTTTGCGCGAGGCGGATATGGAGCCCGTCCGCTTTCATGACACTGGCGTGCAGTTTACCGCCCTGCTGCCCAGATCTGCCCTGTTGTCCCCAGCTGACCTCGGCTGGCTCTCCGCCCTCGGCTCAACGGGTCTCAGCGTCGAGCAGCGTCATGCCCTGGTGGACATGAGGCACGGCCGGTCCTGGACGAACTCGACCTACCGACGCCGCTTCGGCCTGGACTCGGAGCAGGCCCGACGACAGCTGCAGGACCTCAGCAACCGTGGTCTAGCCACGATCTCGGGGACAAAAGGCTCGACGTCATACGCGCTCGCACCCGTCGCGTCCCTGGTCGAGGAGTCGGCGGGTCCGGGCCAGACGGCTCCTGGCACGAGGACACCGGAAGGGCCGGGGACTCCGACGACACCTGACGACCCGGTCGGGCTGTCTGGCAACAGCCTCGCGGTCTGGGCAAGTCTGGAGACTGGGGCCAGGACGCGCGCAGATCGCTGA
- a CDS encoding DUF4411 family protein, which produces MSYTLDTNTLINMERRYLRDLFTSLWDTLEAAAHQGEVCMCETAHKELDRGGDGLASRAKSIPDFICTATNDELATVANISRDHPGWVQGQKNYRDPFIIAHAKRDGLVIVTEEGRKGPNTIDKNQTIPNIADEYRVECITFFDLLRVQGWKF; this is translated from the coding sequence GTGAGCTACACCTTGGACACCAACACACTCATCAACATGGAGCGCCGATACCTGCGGGACTTATTTACCTCCCTCTGGGACACCCTGGAGGCCGCCGCTCACCAGGGCGAGGTGTGCATGTGCGAGACAGCCCACAAGGAACTGGATCGAGGAGGCGACGGCCTGGCCTCGCGGGCTAAGAGCATCCCAGATTTCATCTGCACTGCCACAAATGATGAACTGGCCACAGTTGCCAACATATCCAGAGACCACCCTGGATGGGTGCAAGGGCAGAAGAACTACAGAGACCCATTCATCATTGCTCACGCGAAGAGAGACGGCCTGGTCATCGTGACCGAAGAGGGACGCAAAGGCCCGAACACGATCGACAAAAATCAGACGATCCCCAACATTGCTGACGAGTACAGAGTCGAGTGCATCACGTTCTTCGACCTGCTCCGCGTCCAGGGATGGAAATTCTGA
- a CDS encoding helix-turn-helix domain-containing protein produces the protein MPPARAPINGATLRWAREVALVDKDELARAANIKEHRVTEFENGDTCPTLKQLEAIAKKLDRTPAFFFTDPPAEPDVPEAVDFRAGNGNPPPSRLAREMRRAEQHRETVIDLEGTPVTPALVEAINRHNATSRARELRSLLDLSEFSTPPGNRDTQTLGFWCRLLEEHGYLVFQTTRVDLAVFRGLSIHHDVLPIILLNGADSNNGKVFTLFHEVAHLANRTSGMCALDDDVNEEAVANMFAASFLMPDAQVSRLASTVSGTATERAEEIAKALKVSSLAAGVRLRTLNLITDEELESIRRDSDRRWAQARESQKKSPGGPPSWRIRYRSLGPGYVGIIAHALEDERVDLLDASHLLYARVPDVQRMIDEYHRTEALT, from the coding sequence ATGCCGCCAGCTCGCGCACCGATTAACGGGGCCACCCTTCGGTGGGCGCGTGAGGTAGCCCTTGTCGACAAGGACGAGCTTGCTCGGGCTGCCAACATTAAAGAGCACCGCGTTACCGAGTTCGAGAACGGCGACACCTGCCCCACCCTCAAGCAGCTCGAGGCGATAGCAAAGAAGCTCGATCGAACACCCGCCTTCTTCTTCACGGACCCGCCCGCCGAGCCTGATGTCCCTGAGGCTGTCGATTTTCGTGCTGGCAACGGGAATCCGCCCCCTTCCCGCCTCGCCAGGGAGATGCGCCGGGCCGAACAGCATCGCGAGACGGTGATCGACCTGGAGGGCACACCTGTGACCCCCGCCCTTGTCGAAGCGATTAACCGACATAATGCCACCTCGCGAGCGCGTGAGCTGCGCAGTCTTCTTGACCTGAGCGAGTTCTCCACACCTCCCGGCAACAGGGACACTCAGACCCTGGGCTTCTGGTGCAGGCTCTTGGAGGAACACGGCTACCTCGTGTTTCAGACCACCAGAGTAGATCTGGCCGTCTTCCGTGGGCTCTCGATCCACCATGACGTCCTGCCGATAATCCTGCTCAACGGCGCGGACTCCAACAACGGGAAAGTCTTCACCCTGTTCCATGAGGTCGCCCACCTGGCCAACCGCACCAGCGGCATGTGCGCCCTGGACGACGACGTCAACGAGGAGGCTGTCGCCAACATGTTCGCCGCGAGCTTCCTGATGCCGGACGCCCAGGTCAGCAGACTCGCCTCCACTGTCAGTGGCACCGCGACCGAACGGGCTGAGGAGATCGCCAAGGCCCTCAAGGTAAGCAGCCTGGCTGCTGGCGTCCGGCTCCGCACGCTTAACCTGATCACTGACGAGGAGCTGGAGTCCATTCGCCGCGACAGTGATCGCAGGTGGGCACAGGCCCGAGAGTCCCAGAAGAAGAGCCCGGGCGGCCCCCCGAGCTGGCGGATCCGCTACAGGAGCCTAGGACCGGGATACGTTGGTATCATTGCTCATGCCCTGGAGGACGAGCGGGTTGACCTGCTCGACGCCAGCCACCTGCTCTATGCACGGGTCCCAGACGTGCAGCGGATGATCGATGAGTACCACAGGACCGAGGCTCTCACGTGA
- a CDS encoding GNAT family N-acetyltransferase, producing the protein MAERPGSGRPPGSSLPVCQAATCPRRYGHVGLEYLAVVDGLRGHGLGRLLLTAVARLGSCVIAETDDDAGFYRRLGFRVATAPEDPRWPGTVRHRCVLDAGAASCSL; encoded by the coding sequence CTGGCTGAGAGGCCCGGCAGCGGTCGGCCGCCAGGTAGCAGCCTCCCAGTCTGCCAGGCAGCAACCTGTCCCCGGAGGTACGGGCACGTGGGCCTGGAGTACCTCGCCGTGGTCGACGGCCTGCGTGGGCACGGTCTCGGCCGCCTCCTCCTGACCGCAGTGGCGCGCCTGGGCTCCTGTGTGATAGCGGAGACCGACGACGACGCCGGCTTCTACCGCAGGCTCGGCTTCCGTGTCGCGACGGCTCCCGAGGACCCGCGCTGGCCGGGCACCGTCCGCCACCGCTGCGTGCTGGACGCCGGGGCGGCCTCCTGCAGCCTCTAG
- a CDS encoding phage holin family protein — protein sequence MEMIVRTLGNAVGLWLAAALLPGLDVPRSGGAAQMWLNLVVVGLVLALVNSVIKPVARTLAFPLYIVTFGLFALVVNGAMLSLAGWLTDHLGALGAAGSVPLGLEVASFGWAVAGSVVVSVISAAVVAVFVRSED from the coding sequence ATGGAGATGATCGTGCGGACTCTCGGCAACGCGGTCGGCCTGTGGCTGGCTGCGGCGCTGCTGCCTGGACTTGACGTGCCCCGGTCGGGCGGGGCGGCACAGATGTGGCTGAACCTGGTGGTTGTTGGCCTTGTCCTGGCACTGGTGAACTCCGTGATCAAGCCGGTGGCAAGGACGCTGGCCTTCCCGCTCTACATCGTGACCTTTGGCTTGTTCGCCCTGGTGGTCAACGGGGCGATGCTCAGCCTGGCGGGGTGGCTCACCGACCACCTGGGTGCCCTGGGGGCCGCAGGCTCGGTGCCGCTGGGCCTTGAGGTCGCCTCCTTCGGCTGGGCCGTGGCCGGGTCGGTGGTCGTCTCGGTGATCTCGGCGGCGGTCGTGGCGGTGTTCGTCCGCTCGGAGGACTAG
- the hisC gene encoding histidinol-phosphate transaminase produces MTEVRTSVRIRQAVTSLPSYVPGARPGRDDVAKLSSNELPFPPQEAVVAAMTRVAAEANRYPEMTGEGLVSALAHRWSVSARQVVVGNGSVALIQHLLDAVCDEGDEVVMPWRSFEAYPICVAVAGARAVTVPLTSQGCHDVPAMLAALTPRTRVVMACTPNNPTGAALSAEELAALVEGVPRDVVVLVDEAYLDFVTDPAVGDALDLLPHHPNLVVSRTFSKAHALAGLRVGYLVAEPGLAGAVRSVATPFGVSLPAQAAAVAALGEEARAETARRAGAVVAERERVVAALRGQGWRVPVTQGNFFWLGVGDQAAALAGHFAQAGVLVRPFAGEGVRVSIGTPEENDRVLGAAAAWSAC; encoded by the coding sequence ATGACCGAGGTAAGGACGAGTGTGCGCATCCGCCAGGCGGTGACCAGCCTGCCCTCCTACGTGCCCGGTGCGCGTCCCGGGCGCGACGACGTCGCCAAGCTGTCCTCCAACGAGCTGCCCTTCCCGCCCCAGGAGGCCGTGGTGGCCGCCATGACCCGGGTGGCCGCTGAGGCCAACCGCTACCCGGAGATGACCGGTGAGGGGCTGGTGTCCGCGCTCGCGCACCGGTGGAGTGTGAGCGCGCGGCAGGTGGTCGTGGGCAACGGTTCGGTGGCTCTCATCCAGCACCTCCTGGACGCGGTGTGCGACGAGGGTGACGAGGTGGTCATGCCATGGCGCTCCTTCGAGGCCTACCCGATCTGCGTGGCCGTGGCCGGGGCCCGTGCCGTCACGGTGCCGCTGACGTCCCAGGGCTGTCACGACGTCCCCGCCATGCTGGCTGCCCTCACCCCCCGCACCCGCGTGGTCATGGCCTGCACCCCCAACAACCCCACCGGGGCCGCCCTGAGCGCCGAGGAGCTGGCCGCGCTGGTGGAGGGGGTGCCCCGCGACGTCGTCGTGCTCGTGGACGAGGCCTACCTGGACTTCGTCACAGACCCCGCCGTGGGAGACGCCCTGGACCTGCTGCCCCACCACCCCAACCTGGTGGTCTCGCGGACCTTCTCCAAGGCCCACGCCCTGGCCGGGCTGCGGGTGGGCTACCTGGTGGCTGAGCCGGGGCTGGCCGGTGCGGTGCGCAGCGTGGCCACGCCCTTCGGGGTGAGCCTGCCCGCGCAGGCTGCCGCCGTGGCGGCCCTGGGGGAGGAGGCCCGGGCGGAGACTGCCCGACGTGCCGGGGCTGTCGTTGCTGAGCGGGAGCGGGTGGTGGCTGCCCTGCGTGGGCAGGGCTGGAGGGTCCCGGTCACTCAGGGCAACTTTTTCTGGCTGGGGGTGGGGGACCAGGCTGCGGCGCTGGCCGGGCACTTTGCCCAGGCGGGCGTCCTGGTGCGCCCCTTTGCCGGGGAGGGTGTGCGGGTCAGCATCGGCACCCCGGAGGAGAACGACCGGGTCCTGGGGGCGGCGGCAGCGTGGTCAGCCTGCTGA
- a CDS encoding alpha-amylase family glycosyl hydrolase encodes MVSLLRPGWAVHPWWHDAVAYQVYPRSFADTDGDGVGDLRGVASRVPYLAALGVDAVWLSPLTIPPPWMQAPARRSASATSFVPAPRGMAGSLMVFSTATGSADSSVPVGSSAHTAGGAGGAGGLVWLEAPAHVLAFERGGVQCWTALGAPVGLPAGAGLGCSLGGVGLGPRRKGLDAQPPVWYRCANEGFGLSHGDQTQACG; translated from the coding sequence GTGGTCAGCCTGCTGAGGCCTGGGTGGGCCGTGCACCCTTGGTGGCACGACGCCGTCGCCTACCAGGTCTACCCCCGCTCCTTCGCCGACACCGACGGGGACGGCGTGGGTGACCTGCGCGGTGTCGCCTCACGCGTGCCCTACCTGGCCGCTCTGGGCGTGGACGCCGTGTGGCTGTCCCCACTTACTATCCCTCCGCCCTGGATGCAGGCCCCGGCTCGCCGCAGTGCGAGCGCTACTAGTTTCGTCCCGGCACCTCGCGGCATGGCTGGCTCACTGATGGTGTTTAGCACTGCTACCGGCTCTGCTGACTCATCAGTGCCAGTGGGCTCGTCGGCCCACACTGCTGGTGGTGCTGGTGGTGCTGGTGGGCTGGTCTGGCTGGAGGCTCCAGCGCACGTGCTGGCCTTTGAGCGGGGTGGGGTGCAGTGCTGGACGGCTTTGGGCGCGCCAGTGGGGCTGCCTGCCGGGGCGGGGCTGGGCTGCAGCCTGGGTGGGGTGGGCCTGGGTCCGCGCCGGAAGGGGCTGGACGCGCAGCCCCCGGTGTGGTACAGGTGTGCCAATGAGGGCTTCGGGCTCTCTCACGGTGACCAGACCCAGGCGTGCGGCTGA
- a CDS encoding proteasome accessory factor PafA2 family protein codes for MITVRRIMGVETEYALVDRDDPTADPDDLARHLLFAYARDAAARGQPSSPHVPADTGRTLLDGAGCRFDYSGELPARDARDGADHELPAEARTHEETGAALTGSATRWIRRVNAFESHYYRGSATHAVNGARLYVDHTHPEYASPEVLGPRQAARYDRVGDLIMHRAEVALGRQRGTRVQVLKNNTDGHGAAWGAHESYAVEREVDWDLLTAVLLPFLATRQVVGGSGRLGIGAQSQAPGFQIFQRADYVEQEVSLYTTRERPIVNTRDEAHADPVRWRRLHVITSDSSVLAVTTLLRTGSTAALLSLVEGCPQRAQALAQRLALVDPVGALHAFSHDPSLQVRCELAAGGSISALEVQRAFLDEIRDVAGTGADEETQEVLDLWGEALDALERGYQHAAHLVEWCAKLVVLERLRTRYGCGWDDPRLRAADLRFSAVDPTVSLAAALERGGMVRRVVEEDAVLHGVETAPAQTRAGGRAALVRAFPDRVWAAGWTSLVVDTGARNLLRVSLPDPAHPTAVEVEQALAAGCVTDQGTQPDPHRTASPGAGSGTGRDVGPAVGRGTRPGIETVLGALGVEAPDEPAIYGWDEGYYETH; via the coding sequence ATGATCACGGTACGCAGGATCATGGGTGTGGAGACCGAGTACGCCCTGGTCGACCGCGACGACCCCACCGCCGACCCCGACGACCTCGCTCGTCACCTCCTGTTCGCCTACGCGCGCGACGCCGCGGCCCGGGGGCAGCCCTCCTCCCCGCACGTGCCCGCGGACACCGGGCGGACCCTGCTGGATGGTGCGGGCTGCCGCTTCGACTACTCCGGGGAGCTTCCCGCCCGTGACGCCAGGGACGGGGCCGACCACGAGCTGCCCGCCGAGGCCCGCACCCACGAGGAGACGGGCGCCGCTCTCACCGGGTCCGCCACCCGCTGGATCAGGAGGGTCAACGCCTTCGAGTCCCACTACTACCGGGGCTCAGCCACCCACGCGGTCAACGGGGCCCGGCTCTACGTGGACCACACCCACCCGGAGTACGCCTCGCCGGAGGTCCTGGGGCCGCGCCAGGCGGCCCGCTATGACAGGGTCGGCGACCTCATCATGCACCGTGCCGAGGTCGCGCTGGGCCGCCAGCGCGGCACGCGGGTCCAGGTCCTCAAGAACAACACCGACGGACACGGCGCCGCCTGGGGCGCCCACGAGAGCTACGCCGTGGAGCGGGAGGTGGACTGGGACCTGCTGACCGCCGTCCTGCTGCCCTTCCTGGCCACCCGGCAGGTGGTCGGCGGCTCGGGGCGCCTGGGTATCGGGGCCCAGAGCCAGGCCCCGGGCTTCCAGATCTTCCAGCGCGCCGACTACGTGGAGCAGGAGGTGTCGCTGTACACCACCCGGGAGCGCCCTATTGTCAACACCCGCGACGAGGCCCACGCGGACCCGGTGCGCTGGCGGCGCCTGCACGTCATCACCTCCGACTCCTCAGTCCTGGCCGTCACCACGCTGCTGCGCACGGGCTCGACGGCGGCCCTGCTGTCCCTGGTGGAGGGCTGCCCGCAGCGGGCCCAGGCCCTGGCCCAGCGCCTGGCCCTGGTCGACCCGGTGGGTGCCCTGCACGCCTTCTCCCACGACCCCAGCCTCCAGGTGCGCTGCGAGCTGGCCGCAGGAGGCAGCATCTCCGCCCTGGAGGTCCAGCGCGCCTTCCTCGACGAGATCCGCGACGTAGCCGGGACGGGCGCTGACGAGGAGACCCAGGAGGTCCTGGACCTGTGGGGCGAGGCCCTCGACGCCCTGGAGCGTGGGTACCAGCACGCGGCCCACCTGGTGGAGTGGTGCGCCAAGCTGGTGGTGCTGGAACGTCTGCGCACGCGCTACGGGTGCGGCTGGGACGACCCGCGCCTGCGCGCGGCCGACCTGCGCTTCAGCGCTGTCGACCCCACCGTCTCGCTGGCCGCAGCGCTGGAGCGGGGCGGAATGGTGCGGCGCGTCGTGGAGGAGGACGCCGTGCTCCACGGGGTGGAGACTGCCCCGGCGCAGACCCGTGCCGGCGGACGGGCCGCGCTTGTCCGGGCGTTCCCCGACCGTGTGTGGGCGGCGGGCTGGACCTCCCTGGTGGTGGACACCGGCGCCAGGAACCTGCTGCGCGTCAGCCTGCCCGACCCGGCCCACCCCACCGCAGTCGAGGTGGAGCAGGCGCTCGCGGCGGGCTGCGTCACCGACCAGGGCACCCAGCCTGACCCCCACCGGACCGCCAGCCCCGGGGCCGGCTCTGGCACTGGCCGCGACGTCGGCCCCGCCGTGGGTCGCGGCACCAGGCCCGGTATCGAGACCGTCCTGGGCGCCCTGGGGGTCGAGGCGCCCGACGAGCCCGCCATCTACGGCTGGGACGAGGGATACTACGAGACCCACTAG